ATTGGGCTTGGTTGCTTGTACCCGGCCGCTTTCTCCCTTCTGGCTGATTCGTTCGGACCCAAACAACGCGGACGCGCAATGGGCACCATCAGCGCCATCGGCATGTTCGGCATTGTGGCGGGGGCGCTGGCGTTTGGCGAGATCATCGGCATCTCTGAAGATGGCTGGCGGATCGGCTTTATCGGTCTGGGTGTGACCAGCGCCTTGTCCGGCTTGGTCATCGCATTACTCGTCAAGGAACCTGTGCGCGGCGCATCTGAACCAGAATTGGAAAGCGTCATTACTGAAGAGTCTGCCGCTCAATTCCGCTTCGACATGAAAGGGGTGCGGGAACTGCTTAGTGTCAAAACCGTGTGGGTGAACTTTCTGCAAGGCATCTTCATGCTCACCACCATCAACGCCCTGGCAACCTTCTACGTCACCTGGCTGGTGGACGACCGTGGCTTCTCGGAAGCGGACGCCCCATTATTCTTTGGCGGTGTGGTTATTTCGTTGGCGTTAGGCAACTTTGTGGGCGGTTCGGTTGGCGATTGGGCATATCACCGCTATCCCAAATATGGACGCGCTGTTGTGTCGCAGATTTCCATCGGCGTATCTCTACCAGCAATGTGGTACCTATTCTCGTATGCCAAAGATACAACCTCCATCCTTGTCTTCTCGATCATCTCAGGCTTCTTCCTCGACTGGACGCGTCGCGGCGCCATGCAGCCAATGGTGCAGAACGCCGTCCGCCCCGAATTGCGCGCCACCGCCATGGCATTGACCGAATTCGTCAACGGCGCGTTCGCCTCGGTGGTCATCATCTTGTTTGGAACCTACGCCGACCAGTTTGGACTCTCCCGCACCCTACTTATCTTAACAAGCGGATTTTGGGCGATTGCTTTTTGCGTCACACCTCTTTATTATTTCGTCTATCCCAAAGATGCGGAACGCCTGCACTCTCAAATGCAGGAGCGACGTGAGATGATCGCGGGTAATTTGTAGTCAAAAGGAAAATGTATGAAAATCTGCATCGTCGGCGGAACGGGCAACATCAGCCAACCCATCGTCAAACTTTTGCTCGAAAAGGGACATGACGTCACCCTTTTCAACCGCGGGCAGACGGCACAAGTGCCCAAAGGCGTACGCGTCATCACAGGCGACTGTTACAACCGCGAAGACTTCGAGCGTAAGATGCAAGCCGAAAGATTTGACGCGGCGATCGACATGATCTGCTTTACTGCTGAAGATGCCGCATCCAGCGTGCGTGCCTTTCGTGGAATCGGCTGGTTCGTGCAAACATCCACCACTTGCACGTATGGCATTCAATACGATTATCTGCCCGTGGATGAGACCCATCCCTTACGCCCTAACACCGAATACGGACGTAACAAGGTGGCGGCGGATCATGTCTATCTTGAAGCGTATCATCGCGAGAAATTCCCTGCAATTATCATAAAACCTTCTACTACCTACGGACCTGTGCAGGGGATGCTGCGCCAGATTTGCTGGGACTTCTCATGGATCGACCGAGTCAAAAAAAGCAAACCTGTCATCATCTGCGGTGATGGGTTTGCCATTCATCAACATCTGCACGTAGATGATATTGCCCAGGCCTTCGTCGGCGTTATTGGCAAAGAACATACCATCGGGCAGGCATACAACGCCGTCAGCCGTGGATATTACACCTGGCTCGATTATCACAAACTGGCGAATAAGGTTCTCGGTAAAGACGTTGAATTGATCGGCATTCCCTTTGAAGACCTAAAGCGGCTCAATGTGCCAGACATGGGTATTCTGGAAGATGAATTCGCTTTCAACGATTATTACTCCTCTGAAAAACTGTTCCGCGATGTGCCTGAGTTTCAGCCGAAGATTTCGCTGGAGCAGGGTATGACCCAGGTGTTCGAAGTGATGGAACGTGAAGGACGCATTCCAAATTCAGATGAACTGACCTGGGAAGATGAGATTATTGCAAGATATAGAAAGTTGTATCAATAAGGAGACTTATGAAGATCACAGTCATTGGCGGCGGTTCCACATACACGCCCGAACTCGTGAATGGATTTCTTGTGCGGATCGAATCGTTACCAATCAAAGAACTTTGGTTAATGGATATTGACAAAGAACGGCTGGACATCGTCGGTGGATTTTCGCAGAGAATGGTCAGGGCGAAGGGAGAGCCTTTTAAGGTGATCCTATCTACAGTCCAGAAAGAGGCGATTGCGGGCGCATCCTATGTCACTACGCAGTTGCGAGTCGGCATGATGCCTGCTCGTCGTGGAGATGAATACCTCGGTCTGCGTCATGGGTTGATCGGGCAGGAGACTACGGGGGTGGGCGGTATGGCGAAAGCGCTGCGAACCATCCCTGTGATTCTTAGTATCGCGAACGATATCCGTGAAACGGCGTCTGGCGCCTTGCTGGCGAATTTCACCAACCCGGCGGGCTTGGTGACCGAAGCGTTGAATCACTATGCGCCCGATGTGCCCGCGGTGGGGGTGTGCAATGTGGGCATCACCACCAAGATGGAAATCCTCGAAGGTTTGGAGAAGGTGACGGGTAACAAGATCGAAGACCATCGCGCCGTGTTGAACACGCTGGGTCTGAATCATCTCACCTGGCATCGCGGCTTCACCGTGGATGGCGAAGAGATGTGGCAAACTATTTTCCCTGCATATCTTGAAGAGGTCAAAAAAGAAGCCGAACCCGAGTGGAATATCCGTACGCTTGAAACGCTGGGCATGATTCCCAATTATTACTTGCAATATTTTTACTACACCGAAAAGAAATTCAATGAGCAAAAGAAGTGGCCTCCCTCACGTGCCGAGCAGGTGATGGAAATCGAAAAAGACCTTCTGCGCGATTACGCCGACCCGACCCTCACCGAACCGCCCGCAGACTTGATGAAACGCGGCGGCGCATATTATTCCACGCTGGCGACGCAGCTCATCAACTCGCATTACAACGATTTGGGCGAAGTGCATGTGGTTAATACGCGGAACAATGGAGCCGTAAAAGATTACCCTGCGGATTGGGTCTTGGAACTGCCCGCCAAAGTGGACGCCAAAGGGATTCATCCGCTTCCTGCCGACCCGCTGCCTGCTTCGTGCTTCGGGCTGATCTCTCAGGTGAAGATGTACGAAATCCTGACCGTCGAAGCCGCCGTGCATGGCGATAGGAATGCGATGTATCAGGCATTGCTTACCAATCCGCTTGGTCCAAGCGCGGACAAGGTGCAGGCTGTGATGGACGATATGCTTGAAACGAATAAGCAGTGGCTGCCGCAGTTCTACAAATAAGCACAAGGAAATTACGATGACATTTGAATCCATTCTCCCCATGCCCGATTTGTTCGACGCGCGGCGCGTATTGTGCATTCAACCGCATTATGACGATAATGACATCGGCGCAGGCGGAACATTCGCGCAACTCGCAATGAAAGGCGCGGATGTGATCTACCTCACCGTCACCGATGATCTGGCTGGCGTTGTGGATACGTCACTTTCGGCGCAAGCCGCGACCGAGTCTCTTGCGCGTGATCAACTTGCGGCGGGGAAGATTATCGGGGTGAAGGAACAAATTCTCCTGAATTATCCCGACGCGGGCGAGTATGATTATTTTGCCCTGCGCCGCGACATTCTGAAATACATCCGGGAGTTGAAGCCCGATTTCGTTTTCACCTGCGACCCATGGCTGACTTACGAAGCGCACCGCGATCACCTCCAAACGGGACATGCCGTCGCGGAAGCGGTCTTATTCTCCAGCCTGATGAAAATCCCTTCGTACGATCCAGCTGTGGACGCAGCCTATAAGGACCATTTCATCCAGGGGGTGGGGTTTTACTACTCGCGCGAACCAAATCTCATCGTAGACATCGCTTCGACGTGGGAGGCGAAAGTCGCTGCAATACGCTGCTACGAAACGCAAATCCCATCTAACGAAGCGGATCAAATCGTCATGGCGCTGCAACTCAAGTCACAGCAGATTTGCACAGATAAGGATTTCAAACTTGGCGAGCCGTTCAAGGTGTTGCATCCGCGCGCCTTGCATTGTGGACTTTGACCAGCATTCATATCAAAGGAGCTGTCATGGCACAGGAATTTCAAACCAGCACGAAGACAAGGATCATGTATTCATTGACCAGCCTCGGCGTGGCGACGCTAGCCGAAGCCATCGCTGGCATCATCGCCTTCTACATTGTGGATGTAAAAAACCTGCCCGTCACCTGGTATTCGACTTTCTGGTTTTTCTACACCATCTACAACGCACTGAACAATCCCGCGCTCGGTTACATATCCGACCGCACACGAACGCGCTGGGGACGGCGCATTCCGTACGTACTTTTTGGCGGGTTGCCCTACGCGGTCGCTTTTGCGCTCATCTTCACAGCGCCTTTCGACGGCAGGGATGATCCCGTTGGATTGTTGATCTACTTTGGAATTATGATCGTCGTTTGGGAGGGACTCTATACCGCGATTGCCACGGGTTATTACGGGCTCCTGCCTGAAATGTTCGGCTCGTACCGCGAACGAACGGACGTTGCCGCCAAGATGAACATCTTCCAAACCATCGCGCTTGTGTTGGGCGCGGCTCTGCCTCCGCTGCTTGCGGACATGCTGGGTTGGTCGGGCATGGCGATTCTGCTTTCGGTTATTTCTGTCATTGCCATTTATGTGGGATATCCCTTCCTCTTTGAGCGTGCCGACCTCAAAACCGATACATCCTTCCCGTTCAACGCGGCGCTCAAAGCCACCTTCTACAACCGCAGTTACCTCACCGCCGCAGGCTCGCAGATGATGAGGTTCTTTGCCACAGGTTCATTGCAAACGGGTATTTTGTTTTACCTCAAATACAGCCTCAAAGTGGATGAAAGCAACGCCACAACCATTCTTGGCATTGCGTTTCTCATCGCCATGTTCTCGCTCTACCCGTGGCGCAATTGGGTGGCGAACAAACTCGACTCGCGCCGTACGCTCATGCTCGCCAATGCGGTTATGATCCTGGGTATAGTGCCGATGGGTTTCTCGCCCGACATCAACTTCACTTATGCCGCCGCAGTCGTTCTTGGCATCGGTCTCGGCGGACTTGTGCTCATCGGCGATGTCATCATGACCGAAGTCATTGACGAAGACGAAGTAAAGACGGGTCATCAGCGCGCGGGCATGTACTTCGGCATGAGCGGATTCCTGATCACTCTCAGCGGCTTGCTTGTCTCGTCTGTCTTCGGTCTCGTCATGCCTGCCTTTGGCTACGACACGCTCCTTGACGTTCAACCTGCCTCAGTTGATTTGGGCTTCCGCA
This portion of the Anaerolineales bacterium genome encodes:
- a CDS encoding MFS transporter, whose protein sequence is MQTAPKGTRARLLTALGFGFFIDSAEDVALPMLWPAVRTALGLSYAQLGYIDSIRVIFQTFSGPFWGMLADRYNRKWILVIGTGVWGLWTSVCGFATDYWQLLIVRIIACIGLGCLYPAAFSLLADSFGPKQRGRAMGTISAIGMFGIVAGALAFGEIIGISEDGWRIGFIGLGVTSALSGLVIALLVKEPVRGASEPELESVITEESAAQFRFDMKGVRELLSVKTVWVNFLQGIFMLTTINALATFYVTWLVDDRGFSEADAPLFFGGVVISLALGNFVGGSVGDWAYHRYPKYGRAVVSQISIGVSLPAMWYLFSYAKDTTSILVFSIISGFFLDWTRRGAMQPMVQNAVRPELRATAMALTEFVNGAFASVVIILFGTYADQFGLSRTLLILTSGFWAIAFCVTPLYYFVYPKDAERLHSQMQERREMIAGNL
- a CDS encoding NAD-dependent epimerase/dehydratase family protein; its protein translation is MKICIVGGTGNISQPIVKLLLEKGHDVTLFNRGQTAQVPKGVRVITGDCYNREDFERKMQAERFDAAIDMICFTAEDAASSVRAFRGIGWFVQTSTTCTYGIQYDYLPVDETHPLRPNTEYGRNKVAADHVYLEAYHREKFPAIIIKPSTTYGPVQGMLRQICWDFSWIDRVKKSKPVIICGDGFAIHQHLHVDDIAQAFVGVIGKEHTIGQAYNAVSRGYYTWLDYHKLANKVLGKDVELIGIPFEDLKRLNVPDMGILEDEFAFNDYYSSEKLFRDVPEFQPKISLEQGMTQVFEVMEREGRIPNSDELTWEDEIIARYRKLYQ
- a CDS encoding 6-phospho-beta-glucosidase, which gives rise to MKITVIGGGSTYTPELVNGFLVRIESLPIKELWLMDIDKERLDIVGGFSQRMVRAKGEPFKVILSTVQKEAIAGASYVTTQLRVGMMPARRGDEYLGLRHGLIGQETTGVGGMAKALRTIPVILSIANDIRETASGALLANFTNPAGLVTEALNHYAPDVPAVGVCNVGITTKMEILEGLEKVTGNKIEDHRAVLNTLGLNHLTWHRGFTVDGEEMWQTIFPAYLEEVKKEAEPEWNIRTLETLGMIPNYYLQYFYYTEKKFNEQKKWPPSRAEQVMEIEKDLLRDYADPTLTEPPADLMKRGGAYYSTLATQLINSHYNDLGEVHVVNTRNNGAVKDYPADWVLELPAKVDAKGIHPLPADPLPASCFGLISQVKMYEILTVEAAVHGDRNAMYQALLTNPLGPSADKVQAVMDDMLETNKQWLPQFYK
- a CDS encoding PIG-L family deacetylase; its protein translation is MTFESILPMPDLFDARRVLCIQPHYDDNDIGAGGTFAQLAMKGADVIYLTVTDDLAGVVDTSLSAQAATESLARDQLAAGKIIGVKEQILLNYPDAGEYDYFALRRDILKYIRELKPDFVFTCDPWLTYEAHRDHLQTGHAVAEAVLFSSLMKIPSYDPAVDAAYKDHFIQGVGFYYSREPNLIVDIASTWEAKVAAIRCYETQIPSNEADQIVMALQLKSQQICTDKDFKLGEPFKVLHPRALHCGL
- a CDS encoding MFS transporter; protein product: MAQEFQTSTKTRIMYSLTSLGVATLAEAIAGIIAFYIVDVKNLPVTWYSTFWFFYTIYNALNNPALGYISDRTRTRWGRRIPYVLFGGLPYAVAFALIFTAPFDGRDDPVGLLIYFGIMIVVWEGLYTAIATGYYGLLPEMFGSYRERTDVAAKMNIFQTIALVLGAALPPLLADMLGWSGMAILLSVISVIAIYVGYPFLFERADLKTDTSFPFNAALKATFYNRSYLTAAGSQMMRFFATGSLQTGILFYLKYSLKVDESNATTILGIAFLIAMFSLYPWRNWVANKLDSRRTLMLANAVMILGIVPMGFSPDINFTYAAAVVLGIGLGGLVLIGDVIMTEVIDEDEVKTGHQRAGMYFGMSGFLITLSGLLVSSVFGLVMPAFGYDTLLDVQPASVDLGFRIFLTVPTSIGFLLAIFLLWLYPLHGKYLQEIKETLIKKRGEA